A segment of the Lonchura striata isolate bLonStr1 chromosome 37, bLonStr1.mat, whole genome shotgun sequence genome:
AATTGCCACAAATTGTCCCAAATTgtcccaaaattgtccccaaaatgtccccagatTGTCCCCAGAGTTGACCCCAAGATGAGCTAAATTGtcccaaagttgtccccaaatgtccccaaaattgacccaaaaatctcccaaaaatgtcccagaattgtcccaaatttcccccaaaatgtcatcaaatgtccccaaatgtccccagttGTCCTGGAGTTgaccccaaaatgacccaaattGTCCCAAAATTGCCACGAAAGGTCCCAAAAATGTCCGCAAAATTGCCCCAGATGTCCTAAAAATGTCCCAAATTGTCCCAAATTGTCACCAAAATTGACCTGAAAATCGCCCAAAAATGTCCCAGaattgtccccaaatgtcccaaaattgTCCCTAGAGCtgaccccaaaatgtcccaaatttCCCTAAATTGACCCCAAAATTGTCCCTAAAATGTCGTCAAATGTCCCAGAATTGTCCCCAAATTTgacccaaaaatctcccaaaaatgtcccaaaattgTCCCACAATGTCCCAAAattgtcccaaatgtccccaaattgtcccaaatgtccccaatgtcccccaatgcccccaaccccccaatccccccaatgccCCCAACTCCCCCAATGTTCCCAacccccccagtgtccccaatgtcccctcgatgtccccatgtccctctgtccctctgtccctgcccagcctggtggCCTCGGGACGCCTGGGGAGCGTCGGGGATGGAGCCTTCGAGGGGCTAGGGGTGCTCGAGTACCTGTGAGTCaaactggtttggactggtttggactgggaaggactggtttggactggtttgtactggttatattggtttggactggtttatACAGgtaatggggctgggggcactggaGTATCTGTGagttatactggtttatactggtttggactgcttatactggtttggactggtttgtactgggaatggggctgggggcactggaGTAGCTGTGAGTGTACTGGGGATACTGATTTGGACTGGTTTATACAGGGaggactgggacggactggtttggactggggATACTGGTTTGGACTAATTTcaactggtttgtactgggagggactgggacaaactgggagggactggttatattggtttgtactggtttatactggtttatattGGTCTCtaactggtccatactggtctgtAACTGGTCTGTAATGGTCTCTAACTGGTCCAtgctggtctgtactggtctgtaactggtccatactggtccgtactgggcAGGTTCCTGGAGGACTCCCAGCTCCGCTCCCTCCCCCCCGCGGCTCTCAGGGGGCTCCGGGGGCTCCTGTTCCTGtgagtgtccccaatgtccccaatgtccccaatgtacccaatgtcccaaatgtccccaatgtccccagtgtccccatgtcccaaatgtccccaatgtcccaaatgtccccaaggtccccaaatgtccccaatgtccccaaagtccccaatccccccaatgtcctaaatgtcccaaatgtccccaaatgtccccaatgtccccagtgtccccatgtcccaaatgtccctaatgtcccaaatgtccccaaggtccccaaatgtccccaatgtccccaaagtccccaatccccccaatgtcctaaatgtcccaaatgtccccaaatgtccccaatgtccccaatcccccaatgtccccagtgtccccagtgtccccatgtcccaaatgtccccaatgtccccagtgtccccaatgtccccgatccccccaatgtcccaaatgtccccaaatgtccccaatatccccagggtccccaaatgtccccaatgtccccgatccccccaatgtccccaatgtccccaatgtcctaAAATGTCCCCGaagttcccagtgtccccactgtccccaatcccccaatgtccccaatgtccccagcgatgtcccctctgtcccctctgtccctgcaggagttTGGCTGACAACCGCCTGGAGTCGCTGCCCCGCGGCCTCTTCCAGGAGCTGCCCAACCTTGGCTACCTGTGggtgacattggggacatcagggacactggggacattggggacatcgaggggacattggggggattggggacatttggagacattggggggattggggacattggggacatttggggacatttggagaCATTggagacattggggacatttggggacatttggagaCATTATGGGGTTGGGAGGGTTGGTGCCACTCGGTGCCACTTTTTGTCACTTTGCTGCCACCTTTTGCCGCTCTGGTGACACCTGGTGACCCCAGTGCCACCCGCTGCCACTTTAGTGCCACTTTGGTGCCATTTTTTGTCACATTGGGACCATTTAGTGTCACTTTGGTGTCACTTTGCTGCCATTTGGTGCCATTTTTGTCACTTTGCTGCCATTTGGTGCCACTCTGGTGCCATTTGGTgccattttttgcattttggtgCTACTTTTTGTCATTTTGTTGCCATTTTTATCACTTTGCTGCCACTTTTTGCCACTCTGGTGACACCTGGTGCCACTTTTTGTCACTTTGGTGCCACTTTTTATCACTTTGCTGCTACTTTTTGCTGCTCTGGTGGCACCTGGTGACATTTTTTCTCACTTTGGTGCCACTTTTTGCTGCTCTGGTGACACCTGGTGCCATTTTTTGTCACTTTGCTGCCACTTTTTGCCACTCTGGTGACACCTGGTGACATTTTTTGTCACTTTGGTGCCactttttgtcatttttctcattttgctgctgtttttcttccccatttctcTGCCCTTTCATGCCAACGTGCCAACCCATGGTGTCCCCAACGTTCCAACTCTTGGTGTCCCCAACGTGCCAACCCATGGTGTCCCCAACATggtgtccccacgctgtccccgtGGTGTCCCCAACGCGGTGTCCCCGGCGTGGTGTCCCTGTGGTGTCCCCAACACACTGACCCTTGTGTCCATGATGTGCCAACCCCATGGTGTCCCTGtggtgtcccctggtgtccccaacgCGGTGATCCCAATGTGGTGTCCCTAACGTGACAACCCgtgctgtccccacgctgtccctggtgtccccgtgctgtccccactgtccccaacgtggtgtccccatggtgtccctgctgtcccctctctgtcccactgtcccctccctgtcccctgtccctctgtcccctgtcccctgtccgtgtccctgtcccctgtccccatccctgtcccatccctgtcccctctgtcccctcgctgtccctgtcccctctgtccctgtcccctcgctgtcccctctgtccctgtcccctctgtcccctctgtcccctgtccccagggaccTGCGCGGGAACCCGCTGCGCTGTGACTGCGCGCTGCGCTGGCTGCTGCGCTGGCtgcgctcccggcccggccctgaGGGCGGCGCTCGCTGCCACGGCCCCGCCGGCACCGCGGGCACCGCCCTGGCCCTGCTCGGGCCCCGGCAGCTCCAGTGCCTGCGCCACGGtgactgggttatactgggagggactgggaggggactgggaggggactgggatggaatgggagggactgggaggaaactgggagggattgggagggactgggaggggactgggaggggactgggaaggactgggagggactgcgaatgggagggactgggaggggactgagAGGAAACTGGtacaaactgggagggaacagggacaaactgggagggactggaacgaactgggagggactgggagcaactgggagggactgggaggggactgggagcaACTGCGAGGGACTGGGACAAATTGGGAGGGAattgggggggactggggggacaaAATCCAGGGGAATTTAGGCATAAAAATGTGGattctgggggggggggggggggaaatgggactGGAAGGGAACTGGTATatactgggagagactgggggggactgggaggggattgggggcaactggtttatactgggacggactgggagggactggggggagaAAATGCAGGGGATTTTAGGtgtaaaaatgggattttaggagggaaaatgggactgggatggactgggaggaactgggggggactggtttatactgggaaggactgggggGACaaggagggaactgggggggactggtgtatactgggagggaactgagaagggactgggagggactgggaagtAATTGGGAGGGGACTcagagggactgggacaaactgggagggaactgggggagaCTGGGGGTAACTGGAAGGGACTGGGTGGATTGGAATAAACTGGGAGGGATTGGGACAatctgggagggaactgggggggactggtttatactgggagggaactcagaaggactgggagggactggggggaactgggaagagactggggggactggggagaagtgggagggaactgggacaaactgggatggactgggacaaacttgggatgtgctgggttggactgggatggactgggaagggactggcttgtactggttcatactgggatatactgggagggactgggacggAGGATTCTGTGTTGGAGGGGGAATTGGATGGGGAGggcctggggctgtccctgtgtccccagtcgtgtccccagggatgtccccaagctgtccccGTGTCTCCAgggatgtccccatgtccccggggatgtccccatgtccccagggacatccccagggatgtccccatgtccccagccatatccccagggatgtccccaactgtccccatgtccccagttgTCCCCATGTCCACAGAGCTGTGGCCGTTCCAGGCGCTGCCATTCCCATCACTCGGGGGACACCCGGGGAtgtccccaagctgtccccagggatgtccccatgtccccagctgtgtctcCGGGGATGTCCCCAactgtccccaagtgtccccaactgtccctgtgtctgcagagctgcgGCCGTTCCAGGCGCTGCCGTTCTCCTCGCTCGGGGCCGAGCCCTTCATGCTCGGGGGGCAcccgggggtggcactggcACAGCCGGCGGCTGGAGCCTGCGCCCTGCTGGAGTGGGACCAGCTGGGGGGGAGCTTCCGCGCCCAGCGCGTCGTCAACAGtgagaaatgggggaaaaatgggaaaatgggaaaatggggaaaaatggggaaaaagtaggggagaaatgggggaaaatggggtgggagtgggagcagctgggcGGCAGCTTCCGCGCCCAGCGTGTTGTCAACGGTGAGAGAAacgggggaaaaacggggaaaacggTAAAATGGGGGAAagatggggggaaatggggaaaaatgggagaaatggggaaaattgggggaaaatggggagaaatgggttGGGAGTGGGACCAGCTGGGAGGCAGCTTCTGTGCCCAGTGCATCGTCAAATGTGAGAAACGGGgtgaaaatgggggaaaaggggaaaaatgggggaaaatgggggaaaaatggggggaaatggaggaaaaacagggtagaaatgggggaaatggggaaaaaatggggggaaaatggggaaaaatggggtggGAGTGGGAGCAGCTCAGGGGGAGCTTCTGCACCCAGCGTGTTGTCAACACGAGTGagagaaatgggggaaatggggaaaatgggggataAATTGGtgaaaatgggaggaaaagtgggaaaatttggggggaaaatgggaaaaaacaaaggaaaaatggggaaaatgaggggaaaatggagTGGGAGGTTCTGTGTTCCCACCATCATGAACAGCGAGAGAAATGGGGGgaagtgggaaaaaatgggaaaaaatgggggaaatggggaaaaaatgggggcaAAGAGGAGgtagtggaaaaaaatgtgaaaaaatgggtaaaaatgggtggaaatgggaaaatggtgaaaaaatggaaagaactatgagaaaatgggggaaatgggggaaaatggagaaaaatgggaagaaaatgttgaaaaaaaggaggaaatggtgaaaaatgggaatagatggggaaatggggttaaaatggtggaaaagggggaaaatcaggaaaaatggaaaaaaaatgttgaaaaatgaaaaaatgggggaaatggggaaaaatgggggaaaacagtgaaaaaatgggaaaaaataggaaGGGAATTGGgtaaatgggagaaaaatggggaaaaattgggaaaaatgggggaaatggggagaaaagggataaatcagtgaaaaaaaaaccaagaaaaaagtgggaaaaggggataaaaatgaggaaaaatgggggaaaaatgatgaaaaaataGGGGGGAGGTTCTGTTCCCCCACCATCACCAACAGTGAGAGAAATGGggtaaaatggggaaaaagggagaaaatggtgaaaaaatggggggaaaagggagaaaatggaGGGAGTGGGGAAAATGGAGTAAAAtggagggggaaatgggagaaaaatggcaaaaataaaagaaaattggCAGAAAGGGTGAGAagggggggaatggggaaaatggaaaaaaacgggggaaatggtgaaaaaatgggaaaaatggcgAAAACAGGGTGGGAATGGTGAAAATGtggtgggaatggggaaaatgggggaaaatggggaaaatggggtgaaaatggggaaaatggggtgggaatggggaaaatgggggaaaatggggaaaatggggtggtaatggggaaaatggggtgaaaatggggaaaacggggtgaaaatgggggaaatggggtggGAATGTGGAAAAtggggtgggaaaagggaaaatggggtgaaaatgaggtgaaaatggggaaaattgtagggaaatggggaaaatggggtggGAATGGTTGAAGTTGGGGTGGGAATGGTTAAAGTTGAGTGAGGAACATCAAGAGGGACCCGAGGACACCAGGAGTTGTGGTGACCCCCCAGAAATGGGCAGAGGGTCCCTGAAATGACCTTGGGGAGAACAAAGGAATTGCCCCGATGTCCCCAAGGTCCTCAAGGTGCTCAAAGCTCCTCAAATGTCCctaaatgtccccaaatgttcCCTAATGTCCCCGAGGTCTCCAATAACCAAGGTCCCAAAGGTCCCCAACAtctccaatgtccccaaggtccccagtgtccccaaggtccccggtgtccccaaggtccctggtgtccccaaggtccccaatgtccccaatgtccctgctgtccccgatgtgcctgtgtccctgccgacgtccccctctgtccccccagGCTCCTCGCCGGTGGCCTGCCACCCGGTCCCTCTGGGGGACAcgctgctgctggtggtggccCAGCTGCGCGGCGGCTCCTGGGTGTGGCGGCGCTCGGGCGGCCCCGGCTCAGCCTTCGTGCGCCACCAGGCCCTGGGCGCTGGCCGCCTGCGCCGGCCCCACGCCGTGGCCGCCGCACGCCTGGCCGGGCACCTCTACCTGGGGGTGGCCGACAGCTCCAAGGGTGGCGCCAGCACCGTGTTCCGCTGGGCCGCCGGCGGCTTCTACCCgcaccaggcactgcggccGTGGCAGCGCGACACCCACCTGGAGTTCCTGGAGCTGGGCGGGCGGCCGGCGCTGGTGCTCTGCGGCGCCGCGCGCCGCCCGCTCGTCTACCGCTGGAGCGGCGAGGCCTTCGCGCCGCTCACCGACATCCCCCACATGCCTGACGCCTACGCCGCCAAGCACTTCCGCCTACGCGGAAGCGTCTTCCTGTGCCTCACCAGGTTCCTGGGAGACGCCAAGGTGGGGTCATGGTGGGGGACCAGCACGGTCATGGGGGGTCAGCAGAGATTGGGGTTATGGGGTTCCAGCACGGTCATGGGGTCATGGAGGGTCACCAGGGTCATGTGGTCATGGGGGTCCATCAAGGACATGTGGTTATGGGGGTCCATCAAAGTCATGGGGTCAATCAAGGCCATGGGGTCATGGAGGGTCACCAGGGTCATGAGGTTATGGGGGTCCATCAAGGCCATGTGGTTACGGGGGCCCATCAGGGTCATGTGGTCATGGGGTTCCATCAAGGTCATGGGGTCATGGAGGTCACCAGGTTGCTGGGCGACAAGGTGAGGGCGGTGGGCTGGAAGGGGTGGTGGGATTGTGGTGGGTTGGTGGGGGACCAGCAAGGTCACGGGGGGTCAGCAGGGATTGGGGTTATGAGGTTCCAGCATGGTCATGGGGTCATGGACGGTCATCAGGGTCATGCAGTCATGGAGGTCTATCAAGGGCATGTGGTCATGGGGGGGTCACCAGGGTCATGGGTCCATGGGGTTCCATCAAGGTCATGTGGTCACAGGGGGTCAGCAAGTCATGTAGTTATGGGGTTCCATCAAGGCTATGTGGTCATGGAGGGTCACCAGGTTCATGGGGTCATGGGGATCCATCAAGGTCACGGGGTCATGGGGTTCCATCAAAGTCACAGGGTCATGGAGGTCACCAGGGTCATGTGGTCATGGGGGTCCATAAAGGCCATGTGGTTATGGGGTTCCATCAAGGTCATGGTGTCATGGGGGTCTATCAAGGCCATGGGGTCATGGAAGGTCACCAGGGTCATGGGTCCATGGGGTTCCATCAAGGCCATGGGGTCACGGAGGTCCATCAGGGTCATGGGGTTCCATCAAGGTCATGGGGTCATGGAGGGTCACCATGTTCCTGGGCGACGTCAAGGTGAGGGTGGTGGGGTTGGGTGGGTGGTGGGGTCGGGGTAGGTTGGTGAGGGTCAAGCAAGGTCACGGGGGGTCAGCAGGGATTGGTGTTATGGGGTTCCAGCACGGTCATGGGGTCATGGAAGGTCACCAGGGTCATGGGGGTCCATCAAGGTCATGGGGTCATGGAGGTCCATCAAGGCAATGTGGTCATGAGGGGGTCACGAGGGTCATGGATCCATGGGGGTCCATCAAGGCCTTGTGGTTATGGACATCCATCAAGGCCATGTGGTAGTGGGAGTTCATCAAGGTCATGGGGTCATGGAGGGTCACCAGGGTCATGGGGTTCCATCAATGTCATGTGGTCATGGAGGTTCATCAGGGTCATGTGGTCATG
Coding sequences within it:
- the LOC116184718 gene encoding leucine-rich glioma-inactivated protein 1-like, with translation MEAYGNHTMPTVGEGELEVHQPQCPASSARPTGTFGSTSTRDHQGRSPGRRQHGSLLRWDIEELPQGSFRHLPALTLLVPNVPSMSPCPSVPLSLPSLVASGRLGSVGDGAFEGLGVLEYLFLEDSQLRSLPPAALRGLRGLLFLSLADNRLESLPRGLFQELPNLGYLDLRGNPLRCDCALRWLLRWLRSRPGPEGGARCHGPAGTAGTALALLGPRQLQCLRHELRPFQALPFSSLGAEPFMLGGHPGVALAQPAAGACALLEWDQLGGSFRAQRVVNSSSPVACHPVPLGDTLLLVVAQLRGGSWVWRRSGGPGSAFVRHQALGAGRLRRPHAVAAARLAGHLYLGVADSSKGGASTVFRWAAGGFYPHQALRPWQRDTHLEFLELGGRPALVLCGAARRPLVYRWSGEAFAPLTDIPHMPDAYAAKHFRLRGSVFLCLTRFLGDAKVLRWEGSMFREVQQVPARGSLVFQPLLLAGQRYVLLGNDFAPSRVFRLGAGGRLEPAQDLPAPTPRAFVPVVVGHRHFLVASSFKGATQIYTHVTEDVGT